Proteins encoded within one genomic window of Nitrospira sp.:
- a CDS encoding DJ-1/PfpI family protein: MQVAILLYDGMTALDAIGPYEVLQAPTLGTDVRFVAREKGVKRTDFGRLRLTADYSLDETTSPDILVVPGTAFPQAVMGDQLVLEWIAQVHRTTTWTTSVCTGTLGLAAAGVLQELKATTHWLARDILQQFGAIPTKARVVRDGKVVTATGVSSGIDMALTLVAEEFGADAAQLIQLLIEYDPQPPFEAGSPDKAPSAIVTAAREEFSKLVVMP, encoded by the coding sequence TTGCAAGTGGCCATTCTGTTGTACGACGGTATGACGGCGCTCGACGCGATCGGTCCTTACGAAGTTCTTCAGGCGCCGACACTTGGAACCGACGTGCGCTTCGTGGCGCGTGAGAAGGGCGTGAAGCGGACCGATTTTGGAAGACTGCGCCTGACGGCAGACTATTCGCTCGATGAAACCACCAGTCCCGATATCCTGGTGGTACCAGGCACGGCATTTCCACAAGCGGTGATGGGGGATCAGCTGGTTCTGGAATGGATTGCACAGGTGCACCGCACAACCACGTGGACCACGTCGGTCTGTACCGGGACCTTAGGACTGGCAGCCGCCGGCGTGCTCCAGGAGCTGAAGGCCACAACCCATTGGCTCGCCCGCGATATTTTGCAACAATTCGGTGCCATTCCGACTAAAGCCCGTGTCGTCCGCGACGGCAAGGTTGTCACGGCCACCGGGGTTTCCTCAGGGATCGACATGGCCCTCACCCTAGTTGCAGAAGAATTTGGCGCTGATGCGGCGCAACTCATCCAGCTACTCATTGAGTACGATCCCCAACCACCGTTTGAGGCTGGGAGCCCAGACAAGGCGCCGTCTGCCATCGTGACTGCGGCGCGTGAAGAGTTCAGCAAGTTGGTGGTCATGCCATAA